From Mobula birostris isolate sMobBir1 chromosome 8, sMobBir1.hap1, whole genome shotgun sequence, the proteins below share one genomic window:
- the LOC140201746 gene encoding low choriolytic enzyme-like isoform X1 encodes MWRLLCFSLALAQKGQSEVKELDSKSLLNAVQTKTVLTEDVIVKTNQSFLRRGKHVRSFSIEGDIIKLLRQNVVTSQTRTWLKSPDGVVRIPYEISPQYDEQTRREIRRGFEEFERFTCIRFVPHTDEEDFISLQPVPGCSASVGRVGGMQLILLNQRCLEKGKGVVEHELMHSLGFWHEHTRSDRDKYIKIEWKNVWPGYEHNFLKKNTNNLKSKYDYGSILHYSRTAFSRNGQPTLTPLVDTDAVIGQRVCLSEMDLLKVNQLYNCTAYLKDEADMVKRRPVANEGGTTHETGRTKEAVRPKSFQDVPAGSAGLGTGARVVGAPSGNGPTTAPEVLQCLWVGPHLFTHRVAAEGPALDVPGSSWELPSTARNLEPRFLPLAELRRCPHRSRAQIRSAATPPVPSVRTAAASRLDASVPNSTEGAEFQ; translated from the exons ATGTGGAGGCTCCTCTGCTTCAGCTTGGCTCTTGCGCAGAAAG GTCAGAGTGAAGTCAAAGAGCTGGATAGCAAATCTCTACTGAATGCTGTTCAGACCAAGACCGTACTTACAGAAGATGTAATCGTCAAGACTAACCAGA GTTTTCTTCGACGTGGAAAGCACGTGAGGAGCTTCTCCATCGAAGGAGATATTATCAAACTC CTCCGGCAAAACGTCGTAACGTCCCAAACCCGAACGTGGCTGAAATCCCCGGACGGCGTGGTGAGGATTCCGTACGAGATCTCACCGCAGTACG ACGAACAGACCCGGAGAGAGATCAGACGAGGCTTTGAGGAGTTTGAAAGATTCACCTGCATCCGATTTGTACCTCACACTGACGAGGAGGACTTCATCTCTCTTCAGCCTGTTCCCGG GTGTTCTGCGTCAGTGGGACGGGTTGGCGGCATGCAGCTCATCTTGCTGAACCAGCGGTgcctggagaaggggaagggcgTTGTTGAGCACGAGTTAATGCACTCCCTGGGCTTCTGGCATGAACATACGAGGAGCGACCGAGATAAATACATCAAGATCGAGTGGAAGAATGTGTGGCCCG GTTATGAACATAACTTTTTAAAGAAAAATACCAATAATTTGAAGTCCAAATACGATTATGGCTCCATCTTGCATTATAGCAG GACAGCATTTTCCAGGAATGGACAGCCAACATTGACGCCACTGGTGGATACAGACGCTGTGATTGGCCAACGAGTCTGCTTGAGTGAGATGGACTTGCTGAAGGTTAACCAGCTCTACAACTGCACGGCATATCTCAAGGACGAGGCTGATATGGTGAAAC GGCGTCCAGTGGCGAATGAAGGTGGCACCACTCATGAGACCGGAAGAACCAAGGAGGCAGTCAGACCGAAATCTTTCCAGGACGTCCCTGCTGGAAGCGCAGGACTCGGTACCGGAGCCAGAGTGGTGGGAGCTCCTTCTGGAAACGGGCCCACCACGGCTCCGGAGGTTCTCCAATGCCTCTGGGTAGGACCACACCTGTTCACACACAGGGTAGCCGCCGAGGGGCCGGCGCTGGATGTTCCTGGGAGCAGTTGGGAGCTGCCCAGCACAGCCCGTAACCTTGAGCCAAGGTTTCTTCCCCTGGCTGAGCTCCGTCGCTGCCCCCACAGAAGCCGAGCGCAAATCCGGTCAGCGGCCACCCCTCCTGTACCGAGCGTGCGCACAGCAGCTGCGTCCCGGCTCGACGCATCGGTGCCGAACTCCACTGAGGGAGCAGAGTTCCAGTGA
- the LOC140201746 gene encoding low choriolytic enzyme-like isoform X2: MRLCIVVWLRQNVVTSQTRTWLKSPDGVVRIPYEISPQYDEQTRREIRRGFEEFERFTCIRFVPHTDEEDFISLQPVPGCSASVGRVGGMQLILLNQRCLEKGKGVVEHELMHSLGFWHEHTRSDRDKYIKIEWKNVWPGYEHNFLKKNTNNLKSKYDYGSILHYSRTAFSRNGQPTLTPLVDTDAVIGQRVCLSEMDLLKVNQLYNCTAYLKDEADMVKRRPVANEGGTTHETGRTKEAVRPKSFQDVPAGSAGLGTGARVVGAPSGNGPTTAPEVLQCLWVGPHLFTHRVAAEGPALDVPGSSWELPSTARNLEPRFLPLAELRRCPHRSRAQIRSAATPPVPSVRTAAASRLDASVPNSTEGAEFQ; the protein is encoded by the exons ATGCGGTTGTGCATTGTCGTGTGG CTCCGGCAAAACGTCGTAACGTCCCAAACCCGAACGTGGCTGAAATCCCCGGACGGCGTGGTGAGGATTCCGTACGAGATCTCACCGCAGTACG ACGAACAGACCCGGAGAGAGATCAGACGAGGCTTTGAGGAGTTTGAAAGATTCACCTGCATCCGATTTGTACCTCACACTGACGAGGAGGACTTCATCTCTCTTCAGCCTGTTCCCGG GTGTTCTGCGTCAGTGGGACGGGTTGGCGGCATGCAGCTCATCTTGCTGAACCAGCGGTgcctggagaaggggaagggcgTTGTTGAGCACGAGTTAATGCACTCCCTGGGCTTCTGGCATGAACATACGAGGAGCGACCGAGATAAATACATCAAGATCGAGTGGAAGAATGTGTGGCCCG GTTATGAACATAACTTTTTAAAGAAAAATACCAATAATTTGAAGTCCAAATACGATTATGGCTCCATCTTGCATTATAGCAG GACAGCATTTTCCAGGAATGGACAGCCAACATTGACGCCACTGGTGGATACAGACGCTGTGATTGGCCAACGAGTCTGCTTGAGTGAGATGGACTTGCTGAAGGTTAACCAGCTCTACAACTGCACGGCATATCTCAAGGACGAGGCTGATATGGTGAAAC GGCGTCCAGTGGCGAATGAAGGTGGCACCACTCATGAGACCGGAAGAACCAAGGAGGCAGTCAGACCGAAATCTTTCCAGGACGTCCCTGCTGGAAGCGCAGGACTCGGTACCGGAGCCAGAGTGGTGGGAGCTCCTTCTGGAAACGGGCCCACCACGGCTCCGGAGGTTCTCCAATGCCTCTGGGTAGGACCACACCTGTTCACACACAGGGTAGCCGCCGAGGGGCCGGCGCTGGATGTTCCTGGGAGCAGTTGGGAGCTGCCCAGCACAGCCCGTAACCTTGAGCCAAGGTTTCTTCCCCTGGCTGAGCTCCGTCGCTGCCCCCACAGAAGCCGAGCGCAAATCCGGTCAGCGGCCACCCCTCCTGTACCGAGCGTGCGCACAGCAGCTGCGTCCCGGCTCGACGCATCGGTGCCGAACTCCACTGAGGGAGCAGAGTTCCAGTGA